The genomic window CTACATGGCGAAGAAAAATATCAAAAGGCGGCAGAATGGCTTGTGGAACAGGCGGCAAAAATAGGGTTGAACCTGACCGCTGAAGAAGTGAAAGGGTTGATCGAGGCTGCCTTGCGAGAAATGAAAGATGTCTTCGGCGAAGAATGGGCTAATGCAATAGAGAAGAAAGAAGACACCCCCGGTTAAGGCCGGGGGATTTTTTTATTTGCTCTGAAGAAACTGTATGTAAAAGAAAAAGGGACCGTTTTTAGAGGGTCCCTTCTTATAATTTTTTATAGTCTTTCCTCATATTTTACACCTTGCTTATTCTTTTCAGCTCTTACCGCATTTCTTATCATTTCCTTTACCTCCATAGGTTTTTTCACATCATTA from Biomaibacter acetigenes includes these protein-coding regions:
- a CDS encoding phage holin, producing the protein MRKIQEELTAKQELALLAVRFVEQVYKDLHGEEKYQKAAEWLVEQAAKIGLNLTAEEVKGLIEAALREMKDVFGEEWANAIEKKEDTPG